One window of Amaranthus tricolor cultivar Red isolate AtriRed21 chromosome 13, ASM2621246v1, whole genome shotgun sequence genomic DNA carries:
- the LOC130798670 gene encoding rac-like GTP-binding protein 3, with translation MASSASRFIKCVTVGDGAVGKTCMLICYTSNKFPTDYIPTVFDNFSANVVVEGTTVNLGLWDTAGQEDYNRLRPLSYRGGDVFVLAFSLVSRASYENVQKKWVPELQHFAAGIPIVLVGTKLDLREDKHYLADHPGIVPVSTSEGEELRKQIGALYYVECSSKTQQNVKAVFDAAIKVVIKPPQKQKEKKKKPRKGCIMNLFGGRSFWCLK, from the exons ATGGCTTCAAGTGCGTCAAGGTTTATCAAATGTGTAACTGTTGGGGATGGAGCTGTTGGCAAGACTTGTATGCTGATTTGTTATACAAGTAACAAATTCCCCACT GATTATATACCTACAGTATTTGACAATTTCAGTGCTAATGTGGTTGTTGAAGGTACCACTGTGAACTTAGGCCTTTGGGATACTGCTG GACAAGAGGATTACAACAGATTACGGCCATTGAGCTACCGAGGGGGCGATGTCTTTGTCTTGGCTTTTTCATTGGTCAGTCGTGCAAGCTATGAGAATGTGCAAAAGAAG TGGGTCCCAGAACTTCAGCATTTTGCTGCTGGAATACCAATTGTGTTGGTTGGCACCAAATTGG ATCTTCGAGAGGACAAACACTACTTGGCAGATCATCCTGGAATAGTGCCAGTTAGCACATCAGAG GGAGAAGAACTTCGAAAACAGATTGGTGCTTTATATTACGTCGAATGCAGTTCCAAGACTCAACAG AATGTGAAAGCTGTTTTTGATGCTGCAATCAAGGTAGTTATCAAGCCGCCTCAGAAacaaaaagagaagaaaaagaagcCCAGGAAGGGATGTATAAT GAATCTCTTTGGCGGAAGGAGTTTCTGGTGTCTCAAATGA
- the LOC130798673 gene encoding cytochrome P450 72A397-like: METSTAKFILNTVICIVIVAGLLKVANWVWVRPKKLERQLRQQGLLGTSYKLFYGDLKEISLMRKQALKTPMSSFSNNYIPRILPFPHRLVQEFGKDYFFWDGLTPMVNISKPELIREVLTNIHDFQKPRMNPLADEFYAGLINYEGEKWVKHRKMIIPAFNTEKLKLMLPAFYESCVEMVDKWEKIITENGSSELDVWPDLTTLTADVISRTAFGSSYKDGQRVFELLREQLNMASLMLQSVYFPGLRYIPTARNRKFKKAGDEIQTRLKKIIKKRKAEIEAGEATKTDLLGVLLSSNMSLQEVINECKLFYFGGQETTSLLLVWTLLLLSKHQDWQARAREEVLLTFGNSAPDFEGLAHLKTMNMILHEVLRLYSPAIELKRRVSKDTRLGDLSIPAGTLICLPLLFVHHDTQIWGEDAQEFKPERFREGISAATKGNISFFPFSVGPRVCPGEKFSLIEAKMALSMILQRFVFELSLNYVHAPMDVILVQPQYGAQIILRLLS; the protein is encoded by the exons ATGGAAACATCTACAGCAAAGTTCATTTTAAATACAGTAATCTGTATAGTTATTGTGGCAGGGTTACTAAAAGTAGCAAACTGGGTATGGGTGAGACCAAAGAAGCTGGAAAGACAGTTAAGACAACAAGGTTTATTGGGCACTTCTTACAAGCTTTTCTATGGAGATTTGAAAGAAATATCTTTGATGCGCAAACAAGCATTGAAAACCCCCATGTCAAGCTTCTCCAACAATTACATACCACGCATTCTTCCTTTCCCACATCGGCTCGTCCAGGAATTTG GAAAAGACTATTTCTTTTGGGATGGTCTTACACCAATGGTAAACATCTCAAAGCCAGAATTAATTAGAGAAGTGTTAACCAATATACATGATTTTCAGAAACCAAGAATGAACCCGCTAGCTGACGAGTTCTACGCCGGGCTTATCAACTATGAGGGAGAGAAGTGGGTTAAACATAGGAAAATGATTATCCCTGCCTTCAATACAGAGAAGTTAAAG CTTATGCTGCCAGCATTCTATGAAagttgtgtggaaatggttgaTAAATGGGAGAAAATAATAACTGAAAATGGTTCTAGTGAACTTGACGTATGGCCAGATCTTACTACACTCACAGCTGATGTAATCTCTAGAACTGCTTTTGGTAGTAGCTATAAGGATGGGCAACGAGTATTTGAGCTTCTAAGAGAGCAGCTTAACATGGCTTCTCTTATGCTACAATCAGTATACTTCCCTGGATTAAG GTACATTCCAACAGCAAGAAATAGGAAGTTCAAGAAAGCTGGAGATGAAATACAaacaagattgaagaagatcaTCAAGAAGAGGAAGGCAGAGATAGAAGCAGGAGAAGCAACAAAAACAGACCTATTAGGTGTACTTCTTAGTTCCAACATGAGTCTCCAGGAGGTAATCAATGAGTGTAAACTTTTCTACTTTGGTGGACAAGAAACCACTTCATTACTACTTGTTTGGACATTGCTCTTGTTGAGCAAGCATCAAGATTGGCAAGCACGAGCACGAGAAGAAGTGCTGCTTACCTTTGGAAATTCTGCACCTGATTTTGAAGGTTTAGCTCATTTAAAGACT ATGAACATGATTCTACACGAGGTTCTAAGATTATATTCACCGGCAATTGAACTTAAGAGAAGGGTTTCTAAAGACACAAGACTAGGAGATCTCTCAATCCCCGCTGGGACATTGATATGTTTACCATTACTATTTGTTCACCATGATACACAAATCTGGGGTGAAGATGCTCAAGAATTCAAACCAGAAAGGTTCAGAGAAGGGATCTCAGCAGCAACAAAAGGGAATATCTCATTCTTTCCCTTCAGTGTGGGACCAAGAGTATGCCCAGGAGAAAAGTTTTCTCTAATTGAAGCTAAAATGGCATTATCCATGATTTTGCAACGTTTTGTTTTTGAGCTTTCCTTAAACTATGTTCATGCACCCATGGATGTTATACTTGTACAACCTCAATATGGTGCTCAGATCATTTTGCGTTTATTATCGTGA
- the LOC130798671 gene encoding protease Do-like 9: protein MGDDNTNNITNTNTNTNTNTITNNRKRKRNRKPKTSETLENPTMPPPITTTTSNSFNQSDVVSNMDLVEPSPSHRRRPRNRSRKSPQTPDTNHQLTPASNGCVTHNVAGWDPAAHGVSARVVPAMDAVVKVFCVHTEPNFSLPWQRKRQYSSSSSGFIISGRRVLTNAHSVEHHTQVKVKKRGSDTKYLATVLAIGTECDIALLTVNDDEFWEGVSPLEFGELPALQDAVTVVGYPIGGDTISVTSGVVSRIEILSYVHGSTELLGLQIDAAINSGNSGGPAFNDKGSCVGIAFQSLKHEDVENIGYVIPTPVINHFIQDYERNGAYTGFPILGVEWQKMENPDLRISMGMKSDQKGVRVRRVDPTAPESKVLRPSDVILSFDRVDIANDGTVPFRHGERIGFSYLISQKYTGDKAEIKVLRDSATHTFNIKLGTHRRLIPAHSKGRPPSYYIVAGFVFTTVSVPYLRSEYGKEYEFEAPVKLLDKLLHAMPQSKDEELVVVSQVLVADINIGYEEIVNTQVLKFNGKPVKNLKSLANMVESCEDEFMKFDLDYDQIVVLRTKTAKAATVDVLVTHCIPSAMSEDLKA from the exons ATGGGCGACGACAACActaacaacatcaccaacaccaACACCAACACCAACACCAATACCATCACCAACAACCGTAAGAGAAAACGCAAtcgaaaacccaaaacctcagaaACCCTAGAAAATCCCACCATGCCACCTCCAATCACCACCACAACATCAAATTCATTCAACCAATCCGACGTCGTATCAAACATGGACCTTGTCGAACCATCCCCTTCTCATCGCCGTCGTCCCCGCAACCGTTCCCGTAAATCTCCTCAAACCCCCGACACCAATCATCAACTAACTCCGGCCTCCAATGGTTGTGTGACCCATAATGTAGCTGGTTGGGACCCAGCTGCCCATGGTGTGTCAGCCCGTGTCGTACCAGCTATGGATGCAGTTGTGAAGGTATTTTGTGTTCATACTGAGCCGAATTTCTCGCTTCCTTGGCAGAGAAAAAGGCAGTATAGTTCGTCAAGTAGTGGGTTTATTATAAGTGGGAGAAGGGTCTTAACAAATGCTCATTCTGTCGAGCATCATACTCAAGTGAAGGTTAAGAAACGGGGTTCTGATACCAAGTATTTGGCTACTGTTCTTGCTATTGGCACTGAGTGTGATATAG CTCTGCTTACAGTTAATGATGATGAGTTCTGGGAAGGGGTTTCACCTTTGGAGTTTGGGGAATTGCCTGCTCTTCAAGACGCTGTAACTGTTGTTGGTTACCCAATAGGAGGGGATACTATCTCCGTTACCAGTGGAGTTGTCTCTCGTATAGAGATCCTGTCTTATGTCCATGGGTCCACTGAACTTCTGGGGTTGCAG ATAGATGCCGCCATAAACTCGGGGAACTCTGGTGGTCCAGCCTTTAATGACAAAGGAAGTTGTGTGGGCATTGCATTTCAGTCTCTTAAGCACGAAGATGTGGAGAATATTGGCTATGTTATACCTACACCCGTGATCAATCATTTTATTCAGGATTATGAGAGGAATGGAGCATATACTG GGTTCCCAATTCTTGGTGTTGAGTGGCAAAAGATGGAAAATCCTGACTTGCGTATTTCAATGGGGATGAAATCTGATCAAAAAGGTGTACGTGTCCGACGAGTGGACCCTACAGCTCCTGAGTCAAAGGTTTTACGGCCGTCAGATGTAATCCTGAGCTTTGACAGGGTTGATATTGCAAATGATGGGACAG TTCCTTTTAGGCATGGAGAACGCATAGGTTTCAGTTATCTTATATCTCAGAAGTATACTGGAGATAAGGCTGAAATCAAGGTGCTACGTGATTCAGCTACACACACTTTCAACATCAAACTTGGTACTCATAGGAGACTCATTCCAGCTCATAGCAAGGGTAGACCTCCATCGTATTATATAGTTGCGGGATTTGTATTCACAACTGTCTCAGTTCCATATCTTCGTTCTGAG TATGGGAAAGAGTACGAATTTGAGGCACCAGTGAAGCTTCTGGACAAGCTTTTACATGCTATGCCGCAATCAAAAGACGAAGAGCTTGTTGTTGTATCTCAG GTTCTTGTGGCTGACATCAATATTGGATATGAAGAAATTGTGAACACTCAG GTTCTTAAATTCAATGGTAAACCAGTAAAGAACTTAAAGAGCCTGGCAAATATGGTGGAGTCCTGTGAGGAtgaattcatgaagtttgatttGGATTATGATCag ATCGTCGTTCTTCGGACGAAAACAGCAAAAGCTGCTACTGTTGATGTTCTTGTTACACACTGTATACCTTCTGCTATGTCGGAAGATCTTAAAGCTTAA
- the LOC130798672 gene encoding S-adenosyl-L-methionine:benzoic acid/salicylic acid carboxyl methyltransferase 1-like — protein sequence MTIQLKQVLRMKEGTDETSYVKTSYIQKQVLSLTKPIKEKAITELYYKARPASLCIADLGCSSAELNTLGVVSELIQTIEKARREVGNNGYQQEYQVYLNDLPGNDFNTIFRSLPMFEDKLKKLMGQNFGYCFINGVPGSFYGRLFPANHLHFVHSSYSLMWLSQVPEGIEDNKRNIYIGKTSPPNVVKAYYEQFEKDFSTFLRCRSEEVVGGGMMVLTILGRRSNEPYSKESCYEWDLLATVLNDMVFEGLIEEEKLNTFNIPQYTPSAAEVNRIVEKEGSFTLNHVDVSEVNWNSSEQHKRNHYDFARCMRSVAEPLLINHFDEHILEDLFNRYKDIVRVSMAKENNVFINVTVSLTRNG from the exons ATGACAATTCAGCTGAAACAGGTGCTTCGCATGAAGGAAGGAACCGATGAAACCAGTTATGTCAAAACATCCTACATTCAG AAACAGGTGCTATCATTAACAAAACCCATCAAAGAAAAGGCAATAACAGAGCTGTATTACAAAGCACGACCAGCAAGCTTATGCATAGCAGATTTAGGGTGCTCCTCAGCCGAGCTTAACACTTTGGGTGTAGTCTCTGAGCTCATTCAAACCATTGAAAAAGCGCGACGAGAGGTCGGAAATAATGGATATCAGCAAGAATATCAGGTTTACTTGAATGATCTTCCTGGGAATGATTTTAACACAATATTTAGGTCATTGCCAATGTTTGAGGATAAGCTTAAGAAGCTTATGGGACAGAATTTTGGGTATTGTTTTATAAATGGTGTCCCTGGCTCTTTTTATGGTAGGCTTTTCCCTGCCAACCATTTGCATTTTGTGCATTCTTCTTATAGCCTCATGTGGCTGTCTCAG GTACCTGAAGGGATTGAAGACAATAAGAGAAACATTTACATAGGAAAGACAAGTCCACCAAATGTGGTTAAAGCATATTATGAGCAGTTCGAAAAGGATTTTTCGACGTTTTTAAGGTGTCGATCCGAAGAAGTAGTAGGAGGTGGAATGATGGTGCTTACTATTTTGGGACGACGAAGCAATGAACCTTACAGTAAGGAATCTTGTTACGAGTGGGACCTTCTTGCTACTGTTCTCAACGATATGGTTTTTGAG GGTTTAATAGAGGAAGAGAAGCTAAACACATTCAACATCCCTCAATACACACCATCAGCAGCAGAAGTAAACAGAATAGTTGAGAAAGAGGGAAGTTTCACTTTGAATCATGTGGATGTTTCTGAAGTGAACTGGAATTCAAGTGAACAACATAAAAGGAATCACTATGACTTTGCTAGATGTATGAGATCCGTTGCGGAACCATTACTCATTAATCATTTTGATGAACACATTCTTGAAGACTTGTTCAATCGATACAAAGATATTGTACGAGTCTCCATGGCCAAGGAGAATAATGTGTTCATTAATGTTACCGTGTCCTTGACTCGAAACGGTTGA